One genomic region from Haloprofundus salinisoli encodes:
- the cyaB gene encoding class IV adenylate cyclase, giving the protein MYEVELKLRADHDDARERLAALDAEELGDVAQADTYYDAPHRDFAETDEALRIRRERRTDAVADGDAAETAKVTYKGPLVENESKTREEFETGVDDGETMSSVFDGLGFEPAAVVEKQREYFRVDEYTVVLDDVAGLGEFVEIEREAKESELEAVRDGAVAVLRELGLDPDEQIRTSYLGLLFEKRE; this is encoded by the coding sequence ATGTACGAGGTCGAACTGAAACTCCGCGCCGACCACGACGACGCCCGGGAGCGACTCGCAGCGCTCGACGCGGAGGAACTCGGCGACGTCGCGCAGGCGGACACCTACTACGACGCGCCGCACCGCGACTTCGCGGAGACCGACGAGGCGCTCCGCATCCGCCGGGAGCGTCGCACCGACGCGGTGGCCGACGGAGACGCCGCCGAGACGGCGAAGGTGACCTACAAGGGCCCGCTCGTCGAAAACGAGTCGAAAACCCGCGAGGAGTTCGAGACGGGCGTCGACGACGGCGAGACGATGTCGAGTGTCTTCGACGGGTTGGGATTCGAACCGGCCGCCGTCGTGGAGAAACAGCGCGAGTACTTCCGCGTCGACGAGTACACCGTCGTCCTCGACGACGTAGCGGGCCTCGGCGAGTTCGTCGAAATCGAGCGGGAGGCCAAAGAGTCCGAACTCGAAGCGGTTCGCGACGGCGCGGTAGCGGTGCTTCGGGAACTCGGTCTCGACCCCGACGAGCAGATTCGGACCTCGTATCTCGGGTTGTTGTTCGAAAAGCGGGAATGA
- a CDS encoding FKBP-type peptidyl-prolyl cis-trans isomerase produces the protein MSDEQQAESADEPVDADTPEDVEETDAEESSGLQDGDFVRLAYTVRTKDDGTVVDTTSQEVAEEAEIDTEDYEFEPRVVIVGAGHVFEAVDDDLLGKEVGYEGSVDVPAAEAFGEYDSDNLRTVSADKISEDDRYPGAHVNVDGEQGHIETIIGGRARIDFNHPLAGDDLEYEYEILDVVDDREEQAKGLLGMYLQQSPELWIQTDEVEEEMALEGGEDVDPDEVETETVTEEKETLYIEATPQMTMNQQWMFSKQQIAQDLMTRLDVDRVIVQETIDGMGMGGMGGMMGGMGGMGAGDIEDALDDVDVDADEIVDELEAEGDDSHDHNHDHDHDH, from the coding sequence ATGAGCGATGAACAACAGGCGGAATCGGCCGACGAGCCGGTAGACGCCGACACGCCCGAGGACGTCGAAGAGACCGACGCGGAGGAGAGCTCCGGACTGCAGGACGGCGATTTCGTCCGTCTGGCCTACACGGTCCGAACCAAAGACGACGGCACCGTCGTCGACACGACGAGCCAGGAAGTGGCCGAAGAGGCCGAAATCGACACGGAGGACTACGAGTTCGAACCGCGCGTCGTCATCGTCGGCGCGGGTCACGTGTTCGAGGCCGTCGACGACGACCTCCTCGGCAAGGAAGTCGGCTACGAGGGGAGCGTCGACGTACCCGCCGCCGAAGCGTTCGGCGAGTACGACTCTGACAACCTCCGCACGGTGAGCGCGGACAAAATCTCCGAGGACGACCGCTACCCCGGCGCGCACGTCAACGTCGACGGCGAGCAGGGTCACATCGAGACCATCATCGGCGGCCGCGCCCGCATCGACTTCAACCACCCGCTGGCGGGTGACGACCTCGAGTACGAGTACGAGATTCTCGACGTCGTCGACGACCGCGAGGAGCAGGCGAAGGGGCTGCTCGGCATGTATCTCCAGCAGAGCCCCGAGCTCTGGATCCAGACCGACGAGGTCGAAGAGGAGATGGCGCTCGAAGGCGGCGAGGACGTCGACCCCGACGAGGTCGAAACCGAGACCGTCACCGAGGAGAAGGAGACGCTGTACATCGAGGCCACGCCGCAGATGACGATGAACCAGCAGTGGATGTTCTCCAAGCAGCAGATCGCTCAGGACCTCATGACCCGCCTCGACGTCGACCGCGTCATCGTCCAGGAGACCATCGACGGGATGGGCATGGGCGGTATGGGCGGCATGATGGGTGGCATGGGCGGCATGGGTGCCGGTGACATCGAGGACGCACTCGACGACGTCGACGTCGACGCCGACGAGATCGTCGACGAACTCGAAGCCGAAGGCGACGACAGTCACGATCACAACCACGACCACGACCACGACCACTAA
- a CDS encoding RAD55 family ATPase, producing the protein MAEKLPTGITVLDRQLGGGIPAGSIVTLAATPASQSELLLYELTSTRGTLYLTTVRSDQAVQDALNRVTTRVGRPTVRDVGGDAALDHANRLVQALPEGANLIVDVVDVLERTDATRYRNFLNELQTHVMNTGGLAVLHALDGRSVPDNRDMTEHMSDAVFELQTQVKGSEIENRLAIPKFRGGRALEETIKLRLTDEVTIDTSRDIA; encoded by the coding sequence ATGGCAGAGAAGCTTCCGACCGGAATCACGGTACTCGACCGCCAGTTAGGCGGCGGTATCCCGGCCGGAAGCATCGTCACGCTCGCGGCGACGCCGGCGAGTCAGTCGGAGTTGCTGCTGTACGAACTCACGTCGACGCGCGGCACGCTCTACCTGACGACGGTCCGCTCCGACCAGGCGGTCCAGGACGCGCTGAACCGGGTGACGACCCGCGTCGGTCGTCCGACGGTGCGCGACGTCGGCGGCGACGCGGCGTTGGACCACGCGAACCGACTCGTGCAGGCGCTTCCGGAGGGGGCGAACCTCATCGTCGACGTCGTCGACGTGCTGGAACGCACGGACGCGACGCGTTACCGAAACTTCCTCAACGAGCTGCAGACCCACGTCATGAACACCGGCGGTCTCGCGGTGTTGCACGCGCTCGACGGTCGGTCGGTCCCGGACAACCGCGACATGACCGAGCACATGTCCGACGCCGTCTTCGAGCTGCAGACGCAGGTGAAGGGCTCCGAAATCGAAAATCGGCTGGCGATTCCGAAGTTCCGCGGCGGCCGGGCGTTAGAGGAGACGATCAAACTGCGGTTGACCGACGAGGTCACCATCGACACCAGCCGAGACATCGCCTGA
- a CDS encoding MinD/ParA family ATP-binding protein, which produces MLAIAGGKGGCGKTTTTLGVATALDGHVLAVDADRDMPNLHALAGVPREPTVADVGDDALSVAHESSPGLSVLPAAPGGPDSNTATQLARLESTDAATFVDCPAGAGPDAAGPLGVADAVLLVTTLCAPALRDTAKTAAMARALGTRVVGVVLNRTRLAPAGVSELLDCPVLASVPERKSPNSRTDGGRAAYVRVAEALSREQDIL; this is translated from the coding sequence ATGCTCGCAATCGCCGGAGGGAAAGGTGGCTGCGGAAAGACGACGACGACGCTCGGGGTGGCGACGGCGCTCGACGGTCACGTACTCGCCGTCGACGCCGACCGGGATATGCCGAATCTCCACGCGCTCGCGGGTGTCCCGCGCGAACCGACGGTGGCCGACGTGGGCGACGATGCGCTGTCTGTCGCCCACGAGTCGTCGCCGGGACTCTCGGTGCTCCCGGCCGCACCGGGCGGTCCCGACAGCAACACCGCGACACAGCTCGCCCGACTCGAATCGACGGATGCGGCGACGTTCGTCGACTGTCCGGCCGGGGCGGGACCAGACGCCGCCGGGCCGCTGGGCGTCGCCGACGCGGTGCTTCTGGTGACGACGCTCTGTGCGCCCGCGCTTCGGGATACCGCGAAGACGGCGGCGATGGCGCGGGCGCTCGGAACGCGGGTGGTCGGCGTCGTTCTCAACCGGACGCGGCTCGCCCCGGCGGGCGTCTCGGAGTTGCTCGACTGCCCCGTTCTGGCGTCGGTGCCGGAGCGAAAGAGCCCGAACAGTCGGACAGACGGCGGACGAGCGGCGTACGTCCGCGTGGCGGAGGCCCTCTCTCGTGAGCAAGACATATTATGA
- a CDS encoding YlbF family regulator produces MSIETARTDELGRELGDAIAALPEYEAFEDAKAAVEDDEEVQAQISEFEQLREEFMVARQMGEANQQQLQKVQRAQQELHSLPTMAEYLEAQEELQNRLEDVNRAISEPLAVDFGGEAGGCCHD; encoded by the coding sequence ATGAGCATCGAAACGGCGCGAACGGACGAACTCGGCCGCGAACTCGGCGACGCCATCGCGGCCCTCCCCGAGTACGAAGCGTTCGAAGACGCGAAAGCCGCGGTCGAAGACGACGAGGAGGTCCAGGCCCAGATTTCGGAGTTCGAACAGCTCCGCGAGGAGTTCATGGTCGCACGCCAGATGGGCGAGGCGAACCAACAACAGCTCCAGAAGGTCCAGCGCGCCCAGCAGGAACTGCACTCGCTGCCGACGATGGCCGAGTATCTCGAAGCGCAGGAGGAGCTCCAGAACCGCCTCGAAGACGTCAACAGGGCGATTTCGGAGCCGCTCGCCGTCGACTTCGGCGGCGAGGCCGGCGGCTGCTGTCACGACTAG
- a CDS encoding sodium:calcium antiporter — protein MQSALSLLGLAVVSTAVVWYGSDLLESSSERLSKYYGLPPAVHGAVVVAVGSSFPELASVVLSTVLHDSFGLGVGAIVGSAIFNVLVIPAVATLFSDRLEANREVVYKEAQFYMLSVAVLLLVFSFGVIYSPEPISDAGGLVTTVTRPMALLPILLYGLYIFIQYQDTVDYDPPTSDGDTAVGKQWALLAASLVIVVVSVEGLVHAARGFADLFGTPEYLWGLTVVAAGTSLPDTLVSVRAARDDRGVTSLSNVLGSNIFDLLVAVPVGVLIMGSVDFDYGAAVPMMGFLTVATIVLFTAMRTDLELTDGEATVLLTTYLLFVGWMVAETVGLTSFVPGV, from the coding sequence ATGCAGTCTGCGCTCTCACTGCTGGGACTCGCCGTCGTTTCGACGGCCGTGGTCTGGTACGGCAGTGACCTGCTCGAATCCTCCAGCGAACGGCTCTCGAAGTACTACGGGCTCCCGCCCGCCGTCCACGGAGCCGTCGTCGTCGCCGTCGGGTCGAGTTTCCCCGAACTGGCGAGCGTCGTGCTCTCGACGGTACTCCACGACTCGTTCGGCCTCGGCGTCGGCGCTATCGTCGGGTCGGCCATCTTCAACGTGCTCGTCATCCCGGCGGTGGCGACGCTGTTCTCCGACCGCCTCGAAGCCAACCGAGAGGTGGTGTACAAGGAGGCGCAGTTCTACATGCTCTCGGTCGCCGTGCTGCTGTTGGTGTTCTCGTTCGGCGTCATCTACTCGCCGGAACCGATTTCCGACGCCGGCGGACTCGTCACCACCGTCACGCGGCCGATGGCGCTGTTGCCCATCCTCCTCTACGGGCTGTACATCTTCATCCAGTACCAGGACACCGTCGACTACGACCCGCCGACGTCCGACGGCGATACTGCGGTCGGCAAACAGTGGGCGCTGCTGGCGGCGAGTCTCGTCATCGTCGTCGTCTCCGTCGAAGGGTTGGTCCACGCCGCTCGCGGGTTCGCCGACCTGTTCGGTACGCCGGAGTATCTCTGGGGGCTCACCGTCGTCGCCGCCGGGACGAGCCTGCCCGACACGCTCGTCAGCGTCCGCGCCGCCCGCGACGACCGCGGCGTGACGAGTCTCTCGAACGTGCTCGGAAGCAACATCTTCGACCTGCTCGTCGCCGTCCCCGTCGGCGTGCTCATCATGGGCTCCGTCGACTTCGACTACGGCGCGGCCGTGCCGATGATGGGCTTTCTGACGGTCGCCACTATCGTGTTGTTCACCGCGATGCGGACCGATCTCGAACTGACCGACGGCGAGGCGACGGTACTCTTGACGACCTATCTCCTGTTCGTCGGTTGGATGGTCGCCGAGACGGTCGGTCTCACGTCGTTCGTCCCCGGGGTTTGA
- a CDS encoding HIT family protein, whose amino-acid sequence MACPFCAIVDGDAPGVVLDERSESLVVVPRTPETPGHVLVVTRDHYRSLFDVPEEVFSDVTQHARDVSHRLQTAGYDGVNLLHASGEAAQQSVPHFHIHLVPRRGDDGYDLWPASNQWDGTNQHGVYDELHAVLGGGR is encoded by the coding sequence ATGGCCTGCCCGTTCTGTGCGATCGTCGACGGCGACGCTCCCGGTGTCGTCCTCGACGAACGCTCCGAGTCACTCGTCGTCGTTCCTCGAACGCCGGAGACGCCGGGACACGTACTCGTCGTCACCCGAGACCACTATCGGAGTCTGTTCGACGTCCCCGAGGAGGTGTTCTCGGACGTCACACAGCACGCCCGGGACGTCTCGCATCGGTTGCAGACGGCCGGCTACGACGGCGTCAACCTGCTACACGCCAGCGGCGAGGCCGCCCAGCAGTCGGTGCCGCACTTTCACATCCACCTCGTGCCGCGCCGCGGCGACGACGGTTACGACCTCTGGCCCGCGTCGAACCAGTGGGACGGGACGAACCAACACGGTGTGTACGACGAGCTCCACGCAGTGCTCGGCGGCGGGAGATAA
- a CDS encoding alpha/beta hydrolase, whose amino-acid sequence MADIPLEHVHVEPEQSSDGPAPAVFVLHGRGADEEDLLPIAQQLPDTLHVVSLRAPDRLMGGYTWYELDTSAGGLHQSQPHAEEFRRSLDLVSESIDAAVEAYDLDAGDLGLLGFSQGSITSLALLLENPERFAWVVALHGYLAESHADLEPPELTGKPVFVGAGSADQIIPEARAEAAAERLQELGADVSFSVYQVGHGVGQDELRDLVEFVESRLS is encoded by the coding sequence ATGGCCGACATTCCGTTGGAACACGTCCACGTCGAACCGGAACAATCGAGCGACGGCCCCGCACCCGCCGTCTTCGTTCTCCACGGGCGCGGTGCCGACGAAGAAGACCTGCTTCCCATCGCCCAGCAGCTGCCCGACACGCTGCACGTCGTCAGCCTCCGGGCACCGGACCGACTGATGGGCGGGTACACGTGGTACGAACTCGACACGTCCGCGGGCGGCCTCCACCAGAGCCAACCGCACGCGGAGGAGTTCCGCCGGAGTCTCGACTTGGTCTCCGAGAGCATCGACGCCGCCGTCGAGGCGTACGACCTCGACGCGGGGGACCTCGGACTGCTCGGGTTCAGCCAGGGGTCTATCACGAGTCTCGCACTCCTCTTGGAGAACCCCGAGCGGTTCGCGTGGGTCGTCGCGTTGCACGGCTACCTCGCGGAGTCGCACGCGGACCTCGAACCGCCCGAACTCACCGGAAAGCCGGTGTTCGTCGGGGCGGGCAGCGCCGACCAGATAATCCCCGAGGCGCGCGCCGAGGCGGCCGCAGAGCGCCTGCAAGAACTCGGCGCGGACGTCTCGTTCTCGGTGTATCAGGTGGGTCACGGCGTCGGGCAGGACGAACTCCGCGACCTCGTCGAGTTCGTCGAGAGCCGACTGTCGTAA
- the dph2 gene encoding diphthamide biosynthesis enzyme Dph2: MSQDAFSEGDLRNTGMALRHDREWDYELERIIDAIEERDAKKVGLQFPEGLKRRGPAVADDLRQLCDDDVTFLLSGQPCYGACDLDTYLMRRTDVFVHFGHSPMKESEKIIYVPLFSNVDPFPIMEESLEELDDPAENPDVGLVTTAQHMNLFEDMCEWLEARGFEVHTRRGDDRLTHEGQVLGCNYASADIDADQVLYVGGGKFHPLGLAMEHPDKNVVIADPVNNVVTLADTEKFLKQRYGAVHRAMDADKWGVIFCTKIGQGRWEKAEEIVENNDNAYLITMDEVTPDRLRNFDMDAFVNTGCPRITTDDGPRFHKPMLTPGEYEIAVGNKPLEDLEFDTFHGTW; encoded by the coding sequence ATGAGCCAGGACGCCTTCTCCGAAGGGGATCTCCGGAACACGGGCATGGCCCTCCGCCACGACCGAGAGTGGGACTACGAACTCGAACGAATCATCGACGCCATCGAGGAGCGCGACGCCAAGAAGGTGGGACTGCAGTTCCCCGAAGGCCTCAAGCGTCGCGGCCCGGCGGTCGCCGACGACCTCCGACAGCTCTGCGACGACGACGTGACGTTCCTCCTGTCGGGACAGCCGTGTTACGGCGCGTGCGACCTCGACACCTACCTGATGCGCCGCACCGACGTGTTCGTCCACTTCGGCCACTCGCCGATGAAGGAGTCGGAGAAGATCATCTACGTCCCCCTCTTCTCGAACGTCGATCCCTTCCCCATCATGGAGGAGTCGCTGGAGGAACTCGACGACCCCGCCGAAAATCCCGATGTCGGCCTCGTCACGACGGCCCAGCACATGAACCTCTTCGAGGACATGTGCGAGTGGCTCGAAGCGCGCGGCTTCGAGGTCCACACCCGACGCGGCGACGACCGACTCACTCACGAAGGCCAAGTCTTGGGCTGCAACTACGCCTCCGCCGACATCGACGCCGACCAGGTGCTGTACGTCGGCGGCGGGAAGTTCCACCCGCTCGGTCTGGCGATGGAACACCCCGACAAAAACGTCGTCATCGCAGACCCCGTCAACAACGTCGTCACCCTCGCAGATACGGAAAAGTTCCTCAAGCAGCGCTACGGCGCGGTCCACCGCGCGATGGACGCCGACAAGTGGGGCGTCATCTTCTGCACCAAAATCGGGCAGGGGCGCTGGGAGAAAGCCGAGGAGATCGTCGAGAACAACGACAACGCCTACCTCATCACTATGGACGAGGTGACGCCGGACCGCCTGCGTAACTTCGACATGGACGCGTTCGTCAACACCGGTTGTCCGCGTATCACCACCGACGACGGCCCGCGCTTCCACAAGCCGATGCTGACGCCCGGCGAGTACGAGATCGCCGTCGGCAACAAACCGCTCGAAGATCTGGAGTTCGACACGTTCCACGGCACGTGGTGA
- a CDS encoding HalOD1 output domain-containing protein yields MSISAEHRSESICEQIVTAVADRENVDPLELSPLYHALGSELRQSLFGLESERTREPSTSHTFTYHGYEVTVDGDSVQVSQHPTRQETEYPSPS; encoded by the coding sequence GTGAGCATCTCTGCCGAACACCGTTCCGAGAGTATTTGCGAGCAGATAGTCACGGCAGTCGCCGACCGCGAGAACGTCGACCCACTGGAGCTCTCCCCGCTGTATCACGCGCTCGGGTCGGAGCTGCGCCAATCGCTATTCGGGTTGGAATCCGAACGCACCCGCGAACCGTCGACGTCTCACACGTTCACCTACCACGGCTACGAGGTGACCGTCGACGGTGACTCGGTACAGGTCTCTCAACACCCGACCCGACAGGAGACAGAGTACCCGTCGCCGAGCTGA
- a CDS encoding Lrp/AsnC family transcriptional regulator, translating to MTEDELDTIDHEILHALQEDARNNTNAAISDRVGVSASTVGKRIKRLEEGEVIKGYRTEIDYELAGQPLRVLFICTAPIANRSALIEKILEINGVVNVLEMMTGEGNIHVQVVGASNQDITRIAETIDSYDLVVNDEILIRSEQSRPSTLFD from the coding sequence GTGACCGAGGACGAGCTCGATACGATAGACCACGAAATTCTCCACGCCTTGCAAGAAGACGCGCGAAACAACACGAACGCCGCCATCAGCGACCGCGTCGGCGTTTCCGCGAGCACGGTCGGAAAGCGGATCAAGCGCCTGGAGGAAGGTGAGGTCATCAAAGGATACCGTACCGAAATCGACTACGAGTTGGCCGGGCAACCGCTTCGAGTCCTGTTCATCTGTACCGCACCCATCGCCAATCGGAGTGCGCTCATAGAGAAGATACTCGAAATCAACGGCGTGGTGAACGTCCTCGAGATGATGACCGGCGAAGGCAACATCCACGTGCAGGTCGTCGGCGCGTCGAACCAGGACATCACCCGTATCGCGGAGACCATCGACAGCTACGATCTCGTCGTCAACGACGAGATACTCATCCGAAGCGAGCAATCACGTCCATCGACGCTTTTCGACTGA
- a CDS encoding hydantoinase/oxoprolinase family protein, with the protein MASHIGVDVGGTFTDVVLLTDDGSLVTAKVPSTDDQSVGVMAGIEKACTEADIDPADLGAFSHAMTVSVNALLESDGAKTALVTTEGFRDVLEIRRQNRPNLYDLDAELPEPLVPRRRRFEVDERATTEGIERAVDADAVRRLARDIDATGAESVAVSLLHAYAHPENEQRVTEVLREELDVPVSASHEVLAEFREYERTSTTAVDAYVTPAIDAYVGHLEARASDAGVPSPRIMQSNGGIASAATVREHAVTTALSGPAAGVVGAGATVEASESLRGLVTFDMGGTSSDVSLVRDGEVERTTDAEISGHPIRVPMVDVHTVGAGGGSVAWVDAGGALRVGPESAGANPGPASYGRGGERPTVTDANVVLGYIGADTALGGELSLDVEAAREALSRLADDADLDDALAAAQGVYRVANANMTRATRTITVERGHDPRQFVLVAFGGAGPMHAAALADELGVETVVVPRACGVLSAYGLLAADEKHDSVRTVRTPLDDVDLDSVESAYDDLRADVLADVSTPDDATIDRVADLRYVGQSFELSVPVGDEFDAEAVADRFTAAHEEAYGYALDDPVELVNLRLTATVERDPLAIGYEGAGDPVRGSREAFFGFGGDGEFREATVYDREAFALGATFEGPAVLEQDESTTVVPPEWSGEVDADGTVVLTTGGESR; encoded by the coding sequence GTGGCCTCACACATCGGCGTCGACGTGGGCGGCACGTTCACCGACGTCGTCCTCCTGACCGACGACGGCTCGCTCGTCACCGCGAAAGTCCCGAGCACCGACGACCAGAGCGTCGGCGTGATGGCGGGCATCGAGAAAGCCTGTACCGAGGCCGATATCGACCCCGCCGACCTCGGGGCGTTCTCGCACGCGATGACCGTCTCGGTCAACGCGCTGCTCGAATCCGACGGCGCGAAGACGGCGCTCGTCACCACCGAGGGCTTCCGCGACGTGCTCGAAATCAGACGGCAAAATCGACCGAACCTCTACGATTTGGACGCCGAACTCCCGGAACCGCTCGTCCCCCGCCGCCGCCGCTTCGAGGTCGACGAGCGCGCGACCACCGAGGGAATCGAACGCGCCGTCGACGCCGATGCGGTTCGGAGACTCGCCCGGGACATCGACGCCACGGGTGCCGAAAGCGTCGCCGTCTCGTTGCTCCACGCCTACGCGCACCCCGAGAACGAACAGCGGGTCACAGAGGTACTCCGCGAGGAACTCGACGTGCCCGTCTCCGCCTCTCACGAGGTGCTCGCGGAGTTCCGCGAGTACGAGCGGACGTCGACGACTGCCGTCGACGCCTACGTCACGCCGGCTATCGACGCCTACGTCGGCCACCTCGAAGCGCGGGCGAGCGACGCCGGCGTCCCCTCGCCGCGAATCATGCAGTCGAACGGCGGTATCGCGTCGGCCGCGACGGTGAGAGAACACGCCGTCACGACGGCGCTTTCCGGACCCGCCGCGGGCGTCGTCGGCGCGGGGGCGACCGTCGAAGCCTCGGAATCGCTCCGCGGTCTCGTCACCTTCGATATGGGCGGCACCTCCAGCGACGTGAGCCTCGTCCGAGACGGCGAAGTCGAACGAACCACCGACGCCGAGATAAGCGGCCACCCCATCCGCGTACCGATGGTCGACGTTCACACCGTCGGCGCGGGCGGCGGGAGCGTCGCGTGGGTCGACGCCGGCGGCGCGCTCCGCGTCGGTCCCGAGTCGGCGGGCGCGAACCCCGGCCCGGCGTCGTACGGTCGCGGCGGCGAGAGACCGACCGTCACCGACGCGAACGTCGTTCTCGGCTACATCGGCGCGGACACCGCCCTCGGCGGCGAACTCTCGCTCGACGTCGAGGCCGCCCGCGAGGCGCTCTCTCGGCTCGCCGACGACGCCGACCTCGACGACGCGCTCGCGGCCGCACAGGGCGTCTACCGCGTCGCCAACGCGAACATGACGCGCGCCACCCGAACGATCACCGTCGAGCGCGGCCACGACCCCAGACAGTTCGTGCTCGTCGCCTTCGGCGGTGCGGGGCCGATGCACGCCGCCGCGCTCGCCGACGAGTTGGGCGTCGAGACGGTCGTCGTCCCGCGCGCCTGCGGCGTGCTCTCGGCGTACGGCCTCCTCGCCGCGGACGAGAAACACGACTCGGTCCGGACCGTTCGAACACCGCTCGACGACGTCGACCTCGACAGCGTCGAATCGGCGTACGACGACCTCCGCGCCGACGTGCTTGCGGACGTGTCCACTCCCGACGACGCGACCATCGACCGCGTTGCCGACCTCCGCTACGTCGGCCAGAGCTTCGAACTCTCCGTCCCCGTCGGCGACGAGTTCGACGCCGAGGCGGTCGCCGACCGCTTCACCGCGGCCCACGAGGAAGCCTACGGCTACGCCCTGGACGACCCCGTCGAACTCGTCAACCTCCGACTGACGGCGACGGTCGAGCGCGACCCGCTCGCCATCGGATACGAGGGCGCGGGCGACCCCGTACGCGGGTCCCGAGAGGCGTTCTTCGGCTTCGGCGGCGACGGCGAGTTCCGCGAGGCGACCGTCTACGACCGCGAGGCGTTCGCGCTGGGGGCGACGTTCGAGGGGCCGGCGGTTCTCGAACAGGACGAGAGCACCACCGTCGTCCCGCCCGAGTGGTCGGGAGAGGTCGACGCCGACGGCACCGTCGTCCTCACGACGGGAGGTGAAAGCCGGTGA